The following are from one region of the Salvia hispanica cultivar TCC Black 2014 chromosome 1, UniMelb_Shisp_WGS_1.0, whole genome shotgun sequence genome:
- the LOC125202052 gene encoding dirigent protein 11-like, producing MEKQKLVLTLMLIIICLSSAQIVSETKKITRIHFYLHDIIGGDSPTVWRVAESNLTDVLPSAFGMVLVLDNPVTSGPELDSGELGRMQGTVALADLREQALAMVLNLVFTKGEFEGSTLSILGRNPLGAELREVSIVGGTGAFRMATGYVMITTYYNDPAQVRNVYEYTLVVFHTDSNFVWSTR from the coding sequence ATGGAGAAGCAGAAGCTCGTCCTAACCCTAATGCTAATAATCATATGTTTATCATCAGCCCAAATTGTCTCCGAGACAAAGAAGATTACGCGCATCCATTTCTACCTCCACGACATCATCGGTGGCGACAGCCCCACCGTCTGGCGCGTGGCGGAAAGCAACCTAACCGATGTTCTGCCGTCGGCGTTCGGGATGGTACTGGTGCTGGACAACCCCGTCACATCCGGGCCCGAGCTAGACTCCGGGGAGCTGGGGCGGATGCAGGGGACCGTGGCGTTGGCCGACCTCCGCGAGCAGGCTCTCGCGATGGTCCTCAACCTTGTGTTCACCAAGGGGGAGTTCGAGGGCAGCACGCTTAGCATTCTCGGCCGGAACCCGTTGGGCGCCGAGTTAAGGGAGGTTTCCATCGTGGGCGGCACCGGCGCCTTTAGGATGGCCACTGGTTATGTTATGATTACCACTTATTATAATGACCCAGCTCAGGTTCGTAATGTGTACGAGTACACTTTGGTCGTCTTTCATACGGATTCCAACTTCGTGTGGTCGACCCGCTGA